In Bacillus sp. Cs-700, one genomic interval encodes:
- a CDS encoding ABC transporter permease: MTELWKKRFDQYIRHRLSYLSYIFQSGFLIAVLLTGGFGAIYYQRLLDAIPENFPTLIVTILIISIVISLLKVKFFLLPADRVFLLAYEGRMEKYIQYSSFYSYVRSLPIIILTGLLTTPVFIRLGFEENDLIVGCITLFTLNFLSVFVIIRSYIVKIKWFRFYLFVMNSAVLYLTIKGTVWIGVLLSIALITLPFVLCRKKRLQWERLIELEASQKKRFEQFANLFVDVPSLQNQVRARRYFGFVLSLIHFNDPRFYLSVRTFLRKGSYVWMYLRLLVLGAIILTYSSSEIITFLFVPLCLWVTYQQLIALRKEQYRDTFLVILQDNLTCHSVVKMIFGLLILQTFLYSFIQLPELHEAFIVLLEGLLFSYVLTMKKEASDKKRN; encoded by the coding sequence TTGACAGAGCTATGGAAAAAAAGATTCGACCAATATATACGCCATCGTTTAAGCTATTTAAGTTATATTTTTCAAAGTGGATTTCTCATAGCAGTACTTCTTACAGGTGGCTTCGGGGCTATCTACTATCAACGCTTACTGGATGCGATTCCAGAAAATTTTCCAACACTGATTGTCACGATCTTAATAATTAGTATTGTAATCAGTTTACTCAAAGTAAAGTTCTTCCTCTTGCCAGCTGACCGGGTTTTTCTATTAGCATACGAAGGGAGAATGGAGAAGTATATCCAATATAGCTCCTTTTATTCGTACGTTCGCTCTCTTCCTATCATTATACTCACTGGTTTACTGACAACTCCTGTATTCATTCGATTAGGCTTTGAAGAGAACGACCTTATTGTCGGATGTATTACGCTATTTACGCTTAATTTCCTATCCGTTTTTGTTATTATCCGTTCCTACATAGTAAAGATAAAATGGTTTCGCTTTTATTTATTCGTTATGAATAGTGCGGTTCTTTACTTGACGATAAAAGGAACTGTTTGGATCGGCGTACTCCTTTCGATTGCGCTCATCACTCTTCCTTTTGTTTTGTGCAGGAAAAAAAGGCTACAATGGGAAAGGTTGATCGAACTTGAAGCTTCACAAAAAAAACGCTTTGAGCAATTTGCTAACCTGTTCGTTGACGTTCCTTCATTACAAAATCAAGTGCGGGCGCGAAGGTACTTTGGATTTGTTCTTTCATTAATTCATTTTAACGATCCACGTTTTTATCTATCAGTTCGGACTTTTTTACGTAAAGGCTCATATGTTTGGATGTACCTCAGGTTACTTGTGTTAGGAGCAATCATTCTTACCTATTCGTCTAGTGAGATCATCACTTTTTTATTTGTTCCTCTTTGTCTGTGGGTAACTTACCAACAACTTATTGCACTAAGAAAAGAACAGTACCGAGATACATTTCTTGTCATTCTTCAAGACAACTTGACATGCCATTCGGTCGTTAAGATGATTTTCGGTTTATTGATCCTGCAAACTTTCCTCTATAGTTTTATTCAGCTTCCTGAATTACATGAAGCTTTCATAGTTCTTTTGGAAGGGTTACTATTTTCTTATGTCCTAACGATGAAAAAAGAGGCGAGCGATAAAAAGAGGAACTGA
- a CDS encoding ABC transporter ATP-binding protein, which produces MSFLQLNAISHVYLTESAAKEALSDLSFSIEEGEFVSLLGPSGCGKSTLLSIISGLLQPTEGSVSLQNKMIQSPGERMGYMLQQDYLFPWKTIEDNCYIGLKLLNKLTPEKKEITLALLDSMGLSDVRHAYPDQLSGGMRQRVALVRTLATDPDLLLLDEPFSALDYQTKLKLEDLVFQTLKAHQKTAILVTHDIGEAIAMSDRIILLSPRPGKIAKIFQVPSQLQTLLPFEARNDPVFPENFQMIWKELDSLEQSPTS; this is translated from the coding sequence ATGTCTTTCCTTCAACTGAATGCCATCTCACATGTTTATTTAACAGAAAGTGCAGCAAAGGAAGCCCTATCTGACCTTTCGTTTTCCATTGAGGAAGGTGAATTCGTATCGCTGCTTGGTCCAAGTGGTTGCGGAAAATCCACATTGTTATCAATTATATCAGGGCTCTTACAGCCAACTGAAGGAAGCGTCTCTCTTCAGAATAAGATGATCCAGTCACCGGGTGAGCGAATGGGCTATATGCTTCAACAAGACTATTTATTCCCCTGGAAGACCATTGAAGACAATTGTTATATCGGGTTAAAGCTCTTAAACAAATTAACTCCGGAGAAAAAAGAAATCACACTTGCATTACTTGATAGTATGGGGCTTTCGGACGTTCGTCACGCCTATCCTGATCAGCTTTCAGGAGGTATGAGACAGCGAGTTGCGCTCGTTCGAACGCTTGCAACTGATCCTGATCTTCTTTTATTAGATGAACCTTTTTCAGCTCTTGATTATCAAACAAAACTAAAGCTTGAAGATCTTGTCTTCCAAACGTTAAAAGCACATCAAAAAACAGCGATACTCGTAACGCATGATATCGGAGAAGCGATAGCGATGTCAGACCGAATCATTCTTTTATCACCGCGACCAGGTAAAATCGCAAAGATTTTTCAAGTTCCATCTCAACTTCAAACATTACTGCCTTTTGAAGCTAGAAATGATCCAGTTTTTCCCGAAAACTTCCAAATGATATGGAAGGAGCTTGATTCTCTTGAACAATCTCCAACTTCATAA
- the ytkD gene encoding RNA deprotection pyrophosphohydrolase yields MSEFMFTDYYHNQVTFSFQDHPYSSDPKHVWVICRLENHWLLTEHSRRGIEFPGGKVEEGENAEEAAVREVYEETGGVVKRLKYVGQYRVEGKGGTIIKNVYYADIDHLVKKDDYMETKGPVKLKTLPKDLHLNEHYSFMMKDQVLTYSLKQLNYL; encoded by the coding sequence ATGAGCGAATTTATGTTTACAGATTACTATCATAATCAGGTAACATTTTCCTTCCAGGACCACCCGTACTCCTCAGATCCGAAGCATGTTTGGGTTATTTGTCGCCTCGAAAATCACTGGTTGTTAACGGAACATTCAAGAAGAGGCATTGAGTTTCCTGGTGGCAAGGTGGAAGAGGGTGAAAATGCGGAAGAAGCTGCTGTTCGTGAAGTTTACGAAGAAACAGGAGGCGTTGTAAAGCGTCTTAAGTACGTAGGGCAGTATCGGGTAGAAGGAAAAGGCGGTACAATCATTAAAAACGTCTACTATGCTGACATTGATCATCTCGTGAAAAAAGATGATTATATGGAAACGAAAGGACCCGTCAAGCTAAAAACATTGCCGAAAGACCTTCACTTAAATGAGCATTATAGTTTTATGATGAAGGATCAAGTCCTTACATATAGTTTAAAACAGCTTAATTATTTGTAG
- the pckA gene encoding phosphoenolpyruvate carboxykinase (ATP): MKTASFSSPLLDAILNKNNPHVNLSVSELVEHSLFKNEGTLSSTGALRVETGKYTGRSPGDKFIVNEDSVKNKVNWETNQPISEKSFENLYTKVLNYLGEKKDLYVFKGFAGADQSSRLPIQVINEYAWHNLFAHQLFIRPNESELQDHEAGFTVISAPGFQADPDVDGTNSETFIIISFEKRTVLIGGTEYAGEIKKSIFTVMNYLLPESNVLSMHCSANVGKEGDVALFFGLSGTGKTTLSADAHRSLIGDDEHGWSMNGVFNIEGGCYAKCINLSREKEPEIWDAIRFGTVLENVIMDTDSRKPDYDNTSLTENTRAAYPIDAIPNIAIPSVAGHPNTIIFLTADAFGVLPPISKLTKEQAMFHFLSGYTSKLAGTERGVTSPEATFSTCFGAPFLPLPAHRYAEMLGEKIMEHDVQVFLVNTGWSGGGYGVGKRMKLSYTRAMIQAALNGELDRIETITDPIFGLHIPSHCPGVPADVLQPKQTWENKENYDIKAKELATQFVKNFDKFSNVAEEIKKAGPNI; the protein is encoded by the coding sequence ATGAAAACAGCTTCCTTCTCCTCACCGTTATTGGATGCTATCTTAAATAAGAACAATCCACATGTGAATTTATCAGTTTCTGAACTGGTTGAACATTCCTTATTTAAAAACGAAGGGACACTTTCTTCAACGGGCGCTCTTCGAGTTGAAACCGGAAAATATACGGGTCGTTCTCCCGGGGACAAGTTTATTGTAAACGAAGACTCCGTAAAGAACAAAGTAAATTGGGAAACAAATCAACCAATTTCCGAAAAAAGTTTTGAAAACCTTTACACAAAAGTGCTGAACTATCTTGGTGAGAAAAAGGATCTTTATGTATTTAAAGGATTTGCTGGTGCTGACCAGTCATCAAGACTACCCATCCAGGTTATTAACGAATATGCCTGGCATAACCTTTTTGCCCACCAACTTTTTATACGTCCAAATGAGTCAGAGCTTCAAGATCATGAAGCAGGATTTACTGTTATTTCTGCTCCTGGTTTTCAAGCTGATCCTGACGTTGACGGGACAAATTCCGAAACGTTCATTATTATTTCCTTTGAAAAGCGCACCGTTTTAATTGGCGGTACAGAATATGCTGGCGAAATCAAAAAGTCAATTTTCACCGTAATGAACTACTTATTACCTGAGAGTAATGTTCTTTCCATGCACTGCTCTGCCAACGTTGGTAAAGAAGGCGATGTTGCTCTATTTTTCGGTTTATCTGGAACGGGTAAAACGACGCTTTCTGCTGATGCTCACCGTTCGCTTATAGGGGATGATGAACATGGCTGGTCCATGAACGGCGTCTTTAACATTGAAGGCGGTTGCTACGCTAAATGCATCAACTTATCAAGAGAAAAAGAACCTGAAATCTGGGATGCGATCCGTTTTGGAACAGTTCTTGAGAACGTCATTATGGATACCGATTCACGTAAGCCTGATTACGATAACACGAGTCTAACTGAAAATACTCGAGCTGCTTATCCAATCGATGCCATCCCTAATATCGCTATTCCAAGCGTAGCGGGTCATCCTAATACGATTATCTTCTTAACCGCTGATGCCTTTGGAGTGCTTCCACCGATCAGTAAGCTTACGAAAGAACAAGCGATGTTCCATTTTCTATCTGGCTATACAAGTAAACTAGCCGGAACCGAAAGAGGCGTAACTTCACCGGAAGCTACTTTCTCTACTTGCTTCGGCGCACCGTTCTTACCGTTACCTGCTCACCGCTATGCCGAAATGCTTGGTGAGAAAATCATGGAGCATGATGTTCAAGTTTTCCTTGTGAACACAGGTTGGTCTGGTGGCGGATATGGTGTTGGAAAGCGAATGAAGCTATCCTACACAAGAGCGATGATTCAAGCTGCTTTGAACGGAGAGCTTGATCGTATAGAAACAATAACAGATCCCATTTTCGGTTTGCATATCCCATCTCACTGTCCTGGCGTACCAGCAGATGTGCTGCAACCAAAACAAACATGGGAAAACAAAGAAAACTATGACATAAAAGCAAAAGAACTTGCTACTCAATTTGTTAAGAATTTTGATAAATTTTCAAACGTAGCTGAAGAGATCAAAAAAGCTGGACCTAACATTTAA
- the metK gene encoding methionine adenosyltransferase, translating to MSNRRLFTSESVTEGHPDKISDQISDAILDDILAHDPNARVACETTVTTGLVLVSGEITTSHYVDIPKVVRETIQTIGYTRAKYGFDAETCAVLSSIDEQSADIAAGVNVALEAREGTMSESEIDSIGAGDQGLMFGYACNETAELMPLPISLAHKLARRLSEVRKEEILPYLRPDGKTQVTVEYDESGKPVRVDTIVVSTQHHPEISLEQIQRNIKEHVVKPVVPAELIDDETKYFINPTGRFVIGGPQGDAGLTGRKIIVDTYGGYARHGGGAFSGKDATKVDRSAAYAARYVAKNLVAAGLADRCEVQLAYAIGVAQPVSIAIDTFGTGKVSEERLVELVRENFDLRPAGIIKMLDLRRPIYKQTAAYGHFGRTDIELPWEQTDRSEALKQGAGI from the coding sequence GTGAGTAATCGTCGTTTGTTTACTTCTGAGTCAGTAACAGAGGGGCATCCTGATAAAATTTCAGATCAGATTTCCGATGCCATTCTGGATGATATTCTTGCGCATGACCCAAATGCGCGCGTTGCCTGTGAAACTACAGTAACAACTGGGCTTGTATTAGTTTCCGGTGAAATTACAACTTCGCACTATGTGGATATTCCAAAAGTCGTTCGTGAAACGATTCAAACAATCGGTTATACACGTGCAAAATACGGATTTGATGCTGAAACATGCGCGGTGCTTTCATCTATTGATGAGCAGTCTGCCGATATTGCAGCAGGTGTAAACGTTGCTCTTGAAGCGCGTGAAGGCACAATGTCAGAAAGTGAAATTGATTCAATTGGTGCAGGTGATCAAGGTCTTATGTTTGGTTACGCATGTAATGAAACGGCTGAATTAATGCCGCTACCAATTTCTCTTGCGCATAAGCTAGCTCGTCGATTGAGTGAAGTAAGAAAAGAAGAAATTCTTCCTTATCTTCGTCCTGACGGAAAGACTCAGGTAACGGTTGAATATGATGAATCTGGAAAGCCGGTTCGCGTTGATACGATCGTTGTTTCAACACAACACCACCCTGAAATTTCACTTGAACAAATTCAGCGTAACATTAAGGAGCACGTTGTGAAGCCAGTTGTTCCTGCTGAATTGATTGATGATGAAACAAAATACTTCATTAACCCCACTGGCCGTTTTGTGATTGGTGGGCCACAAGGTGATGCAGGTTTAACAGGAAGAAAAATCATTGTTGATACTTATGGTGGTTATGCGCGTCACGGTGGTGGTGCATTCTCTGGTAAGGATGCTACGAAAGTAGACCGTTCTGCTGCATATGCTGCTCGTTATGTAGCTAAGAACCTCGTCGCTGCAGGTCTTGCTGATCGTTGTGAAGTTCAACTTGCCTACGCGATTGGTGTTGCTCAGCCGGTATCGATTGCGATTGATACATTTGGTACTGGAAAAGTGTCAGAGGAACGACTTGTTGAACTAGTAAGAGAGAACTTTGACCTTCGTCCAGCAGGCATTATTAAGATGCTTGATCTTCGCCGTCCTATTTATAAGCAAACGGCTGCGTATGGTCATTTTGGACGTACGGACATTGAACTTCCTTGGGAACAAACGGATCGTTCAGAAGCCCTTAAACAGGGTGCAGGAATTTAA
- a CDS encoding ABC transporter permease produces the protein MNNLQLHKQHQQYVKKLKREKYEIVTWQIFILLAFLSLWELAGRLTWIDPLLFSYPTKIASLFLTKLYDGSLLLHTSVTLLETIAGFMIGTVLGTAFAAVLWWSRKASKISDPYLVVLNSMPKVALGPIIIVALGPGYLSIITMGASISIIITTLVIYHAFHTVEPNYIKVIRSFGGNKKQIFREVILPASFPAIISTLKVNVGLSWVGVIVGEFLVSKQGLGYMIIYGFQVFNFTLVLLSLFMIAIFSSIMYLGVEWLERKLIKH, from the coding sequence TTGAACAATCTCCAACTTCATAAACAGCATCAGCAGTATGTAAAGAAGTTAAAAAGAGAAAAGTATGAGATCGTAACATGGCAAATCTTTATTCTTTTAGCATTTCTCTCTCTATGGGAGCTTGCAGGGCGACTTACGTGGATTGACCCTTTATTATTTAGTTACCCAACTAAGATCGCTTCGCTCTTTCTCACAAAACTTTATGACGGTTCTTTGTTGCTGCATACAAGCGTAACCCTACTTGAAACAATTGCAGGTTTTATGATCGGTACAGTACTTGGCACAGCTTTCGCTGCGGTCCTTTGGTGGTCCCGAAAAGCGTCAAAAATTTCCGATCCTTATCTGGTCGTATTAAATTCAATGCCCAAAGTAGCGCTTGGTCCGATTATCATCGTGGCACTCGGACCAGGCTACCTTTCAATTATTACAATGGGAGCATCTATTTCGATCATCATCACAACACTTGTGATCTATCACGCTTTTCATACGGTAGAGCCAAATTATATTAAAGTAATTCGTTCATTTGGTGGGAATAAGAAGCAGATATTTCGTGAGGTAATCCTACCCGCTTCTTTTCCAGCTATCATCTCGACACTTAAAGTAAATGTAGGGTTGTCTTGGGTAGGCGTCATTGTTGGAGAATTTCTTGTTTCGAAACAAGGTCTCGGTTACATGATCATTTATGGTTTTCAAGTATTTAATTTCACACTCGTTTTACTAAGTTTATTTATGATTGCGATTTTTTCATCCATTATGTATCTTGGCGTTGAATGGCTTGAGCGGAAATTAATCAAACATTAG
- a CDS encoding cation diffusion facilitator family transporter: MNALKGVWLSIAAYLILSIIKLGAGYLLGSEALLADGWNNASDIVASVAVLIGMRISLKPPDLNHPYGHSRAETVSSLFASFVMFAIGIQVLFHTATVLINGTVSSPPLTSAWVALLGMLVMGSVYLFNSRLAKKTGSHGLMAAAKDNLSDALVSLGAFVGIIGAQFNMHWLDPLTGFIVGLIICKTAYDIFRDSSLMLTDGFDKEKLNDIEATIQEIEGVETLVDIKARMAGNKIIVDAVVEVAPYLNIKEGHSITDKIEAQLEKEHDIRNAIIHVEPGKETI; encoded by the coding sequence ATGAATGCTTTGAAAGGCGTATGGCTTAGCATTGCCGCATACCTAATACTTTCAATCATAAAATTAGGTGCTGGATACCTGTTAGGTTCCGAGGCTCTGTTAGCAGATGGTTGGAACAATGCATCGGACATTGTAGCATCAGTTGCCGTCTTAATTGGAATGAGGATTTCTCTCAAACCACCAGATCTTAATCATCCATACGGACATTCTCGAGCAGAAACGGTCTCTTCCTTATTTGCCTCTTTCGTAATGTTTGCAATTGGTATTCAGGTCCTCTTCCATACAGCGACCGTTTTAATAAACGGAACCGTTTCATCTCCTCCATTAACATCCGCATGGGTCGCTCTTCTAGGAATGCTTGTTATGGGGAGTGTTTATCTTTTTAATTCCAGACTCGCTAAAAAAACAGGCAGTCATGGTCTAATGGCTGCAGCAAAAGATAACTTATCAGACGCACTTGTAAGCCTTGGAGCCTTTGTTGGAATTATCGGAGCACAATTTAACATGCACTGGTTGGATCCTTTAACAGGATTTATCGTAGGCCTTATCATTTGTAAAACCGCTTACGATATTTTTAGGGATTCTTCCCTCATGCTTACTGATGGTTTTGACAAAGAGAAACTAAATGATATCGAAGCAACGATTCAAGAGATTGAAGGCGTTGAAACGCTTGTAGATATTAAAGCGAGGATGGCTGGAAATAAGATCATTGTTGATGCTGTCGTAGAAGTAGCGCCTTATTTAAACATTAAAGAAGGTCATAGTATTACAGATAAAATTGAAGCACAGCTCGAGAAAGAGCACGATATTCGGAATGCAATCATTCATGTAGAGCCTGGAAAAGAAACCATCTAA
- a CDS encoding DUF3817 domain-containing protein: MLKQPLKLFRGVGYAEGISFLLLLGIAMPLKYLMDIPMAVTIVGALHGGLFVLYLAVILYVTIVKRWSFIKATLAVVSSVIPFGPFIFDARIVKDSEA; encoded by the coding sequence TTGTTGAAACAACCATTAAAACTATTCAGAGGGGTCGGCTATGCGGAAGGAATTTCGTTTCTATTGCTACTAGGAATTGCGATGCCTCTTAAATACTTGATGGACATTCCGATGGCCGTCACGATTGTTGGAGCCTTACACGGCGGATTATTTGTTCTCTATCTTGCCGTCATCCTTTACGTCACCATTGTCAAACGCTGGTCTTTTATTAAGGCGACGCTAGCCGTTGTATCTTCCGTCATTCCATTCGGACCATTTATCTTCGATGCACGTATTGTGAAAGATTCAGAAGCGTAA
- a CDS encoding UvrD-helicase domain-containing protein has protein sequence MNFTTTPHQAVTELDLSAPLTPDSSIRPLEDEAEQAFFHELEKKGIYLNEPQTKAVKHTEGPLLTIAGAGSGKTSVLTTRTAFLITVKEKDPSSILLITFTRKASEEMRERISRLPGVSPQDSGRLTAGTFHSIFLKLLRSLGYNQKILNSDRHKQIIMKSILKKMKSPEASLPEIMLSSISSCKVKMMEPSDVPDHKETEELKKAYTEYEEWKTANHYMDFDDILVFMYREFNQNPALLQKMQNRFQYILVDEFQDTNPIQYELIKQIAAPQNNLFVVGDDDQVIYSFNGANSSIILEFDRTYPDAAVVTLDTNYRSAPPIVGLGNHVIKHNTYRRAKTMNATNKDGKHPFYLRPATTEDEAGYVLRHIREQKREWKEIAILTRTYTNARALFEQLIEQDIPFNAQGMKQVFYEQSIIKGMMEHLRLAYEHQNLDATAAILPSLFINQEAGMRHIEMENFVDPVDFPLDHLKSWKTLRDFQKKSIDRRIRLIQEAKRHQPQKAIQLLRDDYMKHLDSANDEALTVHKTTLKEMMDELEFSSSRFETIPEFLAYVDRIIQRFNEHKQKASATNGLSLLSIHQAKGLEFPVVYVIGASETILPHVSALNSMKDKEASQKELYMKNPTADLEEERRLCYVAITRAKEELYICSPEKHLGKQTPVSRFLTDAFKKKIKQEGKLVKAWVCSSEFCKGWMKVEGNKQPDQKSCPLCEKPMVMSQKSVK, from the coding sequence ATGAATTTTACAACAACACCGCATCAAGCAGTGACTGAATTGGACCTTTCTGCTCCTTTAACACCCGATTCGTCTATTAGGCCCTTGGAAGATGAAGCAGAACAGGCTTTTTTTCATGAATTAGAAAAAAAAGGAATTTATCTTAATGAACCACAAACAAAAGCAGTCAAACATACAGAAGGTCCTCTTTTAACAATCGCAGGAGCTGGTAGTGGGAAAACATCCGTTTTAACAACACGAACCGCGTTTCTAATTACAGTTAAAGAGAAAGACCCTTCTAGCATTCTACTTATTACTTTCACTAGAAAAGCTTCTGAAGAAATGCGAGAGCGTATTAGTCGCTTACCAGGCGTCTCTCCACAAGACTCAGGTAGATTAACAGCAGGAACCTTTCACTCGATATTTCTGAAATTATTAAGAAGTCTCGGCTATAATCAAAAAATATTGAATAGTGATCGTCACAAACAAATTATTATGAAAAGCATTTTAAAAAAAATGAAAAGTCCAGAAGCTTCTTTACCGGAAATTATGCTTTCATCCATTTCGTCTTGTAAAGTAAAGATGATGGAACCTAGCGATGTGCCCGATCATAAAGAAACGGAAGAACTGAAAAAAGCTTACACAGAATACGAAGAGTGGAAAACAGCTAATCACTATATGGACTTTGATGACATTCTTGTATTTATGTATCGAGAATTTAATCAAAACCCAGCTCTTCTTCAAAAAATGCAAAATCGATTTCAGTACATCTTAGTTGATGAATTTCAAGATACGAACCCAATTCAATACGAGTTGATTAAACAAATTGCTGCCCCGCAAAACAATCTATTTGTCGTCGGGGATGATGATCAGGTAATCTATTCCTTTAACGGAGCAAATAGTTCGATTATTTTAGAATTCGATCGCACTTATCCAGATGCGGCAGTTGTTACGCTCGACACAAATTATCGATCAGCCCCTCCCATCGTAGGGCTAGGTAATCACGTGATTAAACATAACACGTATCGAAGGGCGAAGACGATGAATGCAACAAACAAAGATGGAAAGCACCCTTTCTATCTCAGACCCGCAACAACAGAAGATGAAGCGGGATATGTTCTTCGTCATATTCGCGAGCAAAAAAGAGAATGGAAAGAGATCGCCATTCTGACAAGAACTTATACAAATGCTCGAGCCCTTTTCGAACAATTGATTGAGCAGGATATCCCTTTTAATGCACAAGGAATGAAACAGGTCTTTTATGAACAATCCATCATCAAAGGCATGATGGAACATCTTCGTCTTGCGTATGAACATCAAAACCTTGACGCTACGGCCGCTATTCTTCCCTCTTTATTTATTAATCAAGAAGCTGGTATGCGTCATATCGAGATGGAAAACTTTGTTGACCCTGTTGATTTTCCTTTAGATCATTTAAAGTCATGGAAAACGCTTCGTGATTTCCAAAAGAAGTCGATTGATCGACGTATTCGTCTCATTCAGGAAGCAAAGCGTCACCAACCACAAAAGGCAATCCAATTATTACGCGATGATTATATGAAACACCTTGATAGCGCTAACGATGAAGCCTTAACGGTTCACAAAACTACCCTTAAAGAAATGATGGACGAGCTAGAATTCTCAAGTTCGCGCTTTGAGACAATTCCTGAATTTCTAGCTTATGTTGATCGCATCATCCAACGCTTTAATGAGCACAAACAAAAGGCAAGCGCTACGAACGGACTATCCCTGTTATCCATTCATCAGGCAAAAGGATTGGAGTTCCCTGTCGTTTACGTGATTGGCGCTTCAGAAACGATATTGCCACACGTCTCTGCACTTAACTCAATGAAAGATAAAGAAGCTTCTCAGAAGGAGCTATATATGAAAAATCCAACGGCTGATCTTGAAGAGGAACGTCGGCTTTGTTACGTTGCGATTACACGGGCAAAAGAAGAGCTTTATATTTGTTCACCAGAAAAACACCTTGGAAAACAAACGCCAGTCTCACGTTTTTTAACAGATGCTTTTAAAAAGAAAATAAAGCAAGAAGGAAAATTAGTGAAAGCCTGGGTATGTAGCAGTGAATTCTGCAAAGGATGGATGAAGGTTGAAGGGAATAAGCAGCCTGATCAAAAGTCATGTCCTCTCTGCGAAAAGCCGATGGTTATGTCACAAAAGTCCGTTAAATAA
- a CDS encoding ABC transporter substrate-binding protein — MKKSWVCKSSIFIGVFLLILSACGTNNGNDQVRVAEVTRSIFYAPQYVALSEGIFEKHGIDVELTTTWGGDKTMTTLLSNGADIALVGSETSIYVYAQGTDDPVINFAQLTQTDGTFLVSREKVDHFAWEDLKGSTFLGQRKGGMPQMAGEYVLKEKGIDPQNDLNLIQNIDFANISSAFASGTGDYVQLFEPTASVFEEQGVGYIVASFGKESGKIPYTSYMAKDSYLTKNADVAERFTAALYEAQLWVDTHSSEEIAKSIEPFFQDTDLELITTVVDRYKSQHSFATNPTLDQEEWDNLQNIMDEAGELPKRVDYNKLVDNSYAEEAQQ; from the coding sequence ATGAAAAAAAGTTGGGTATGTAAAAGCAGTATTTTTATAGGTGTATTTCTTCTTATTCTTTCAGCATGTGGTACGAATAATGGAAATGACCAGGTGCGCGTAGCTGAAGTAACACGTTCTATTTTCTATGCACCACAATATGTGGCTCTCTCGGAAGGTATATTTGAAAAGCATGGAATTGATGTCGAGTTAACTACCACTTGGGGTGGCGACAAAACAATGACCACGTTGCTTTCAAATGGAGCAGATATCGCCTTAGTCGGTTCTGAGACATCTATTTATGTTTATGCGCAAGGCACAGATGATCCCGTCATTAATTTTGCTCAGCTCACACAAACCGATGGAACATTTCTTGTATCAAGAGAAAAAGTCGATCATTTTGCATGGGAAGATTTGAAAGGAAGCACTTTTCTTGGGCAGCGTAAAGGTGGAATGCCACAAATGGCAGGGGAATATGTTCTGAAAGAAAAAGGCATTGATCCACAAAATGATTTAAACCTTATTCAAAATATTGATTTTGCAAATATCTCAAGTGCGTTTGCATCGGGTACTGGAGATTATGTTCAACTTTTCGAACCGACCGCAAGTGTTTTTGAAGAACAAGGTGTCGGATATATCGTGGCCTCGTTCGGTAAAGAATCAGGAAAGATTCCATACACAAGCTATATGGCAAAAGACAGTTATTTAACTAAAAATGCGGATGTAGCAGAAAGATTTACAGCAGCACTTTATGAAGCACAATTATGGGTAGATACTCACTCTTCTGAAGAAATCGCTAAATCAATTGAGCCATTTTTTCAGGACACTGATCTAGAGCTGATTACTACGGTAGTTGATCGTTATAAGAGTCAACATTCATTCGCTACAAATCCTACTCTTGATCAGGAAGAATGGGATAACTTACAAAATATTATGGATGAAGCTGGCGAGCTTCCCAAACGTGTTGATTATAACAAACTAGTGGATAACAGCTATGCTGAAGAAGCACAACAATAG